From Micromonospora sp. NBC_01699, a single genomic window includes:
- a CDS encoding PadR family transcriptional regulator yields MTKPSAPMREPTYFILAALQDEPLHGYAIVKRAQELSEGRVRLTTGTLYAALDRLTGEELVRVAEETVVNGRARRTYELTERGLSALQEEAARMAAAARIVRDRPTRSMVPTVRTVPA; encoded by the coding sequence ATGACTAAGCCCTCGGCGCCAATGCGCGAGCCCACGTACTTCATCCTCGCCGCGTTGCAGGACGAACCGTTGCACGGCTACGCCATCGTCAAGCGCGCGCAGGAGCTGTCCGAGGGGCGGGTGCGGTTGACGACCGGGACGCTGTACGCCGCGTTGGACCGGCTCACCGGTGAGGAGTTGGTGCGGGTGGCCGAGGAGACGGTGGTCAACGGCCGTGCCCGCCGTACATATGAGCTGACCGAGCGCGGGTTGTCGGCGCTACAGGAGGAGGCGGCACGGATGGCCGCCGCGGCTCGGATCGTTCGAGACCGTCCCACACGGTCGATGGTTCCGACGGTGCGGACGGTGCCGGCATGA